The stretch of DNA GCGGTTGGGGTTCCTGAAGCAGGACGCCGTTCAGGTAGGTGCCGTTTTTACTGTTAAGGTCTTCTATCACAACGCCATTCTGGGGGTCGGGTGATATCCGGCTGTGATGGCGAGAGACCTGGCGCAAGGGGATGACGATATCACAATCTTTTTCGCGGCCCAGGGTCAGGGGGGCTTTGATTTTCCAACGCCTTCCTTCCAACGGGCCCGTCTGGGCGATCAATAAGGGGTATTCCTGATTATTTTCCATCTTCACCAACCAATGCTTATTGCCAACCTGCTTGACTGTGCCTTCAGATCTGTCGTGATCGATGAGCACAGTGGAATATAATTATATTACACAAGCTGCGTTGATGGTTGGGGTTGTGTCAGGCTGTGCAAGGTGTAATATGGTGGTCTCAAGCATTTGGTTGGGAGAGCAGAGTAAAAAATGGCGCAAACCCCTTCTGTTTGCTGAAAAACAGGCTCATTCAGCCGAATTATCCAATTTCACAGCCATTCCTGGTGAAATCTGGCTGACAGCAGTGAAAATATTTAATTGGTAACACAATTAATTAATTAATGGAGATTTAATATGGGCGACGATCAATTTAGCGTTCGGATAGCAGGTCTGGATGATCTTGGGATGATTCGGCATCATGAACTGCCCCGCGATAAAATCGCACAAAAAATCAGTCAGGGGGAGATCGTCCTCCTGTTGCATCGGGATCAATTGATCGGATCTCTGTGGATGAACTATTTGTGGGACTGTGTCCCGTTTATCGACCTGATCATCATTGACGCTGCTTACCGAAAACTCGGCTTGAGCCATATCTTGTTGGGATTCGTTGAAGAACACTTCAGGAAACAGGGCTATACCATTTTATACAGCTCCTCCCAGTTGGATGAGCCGGCAGCACAGACCTGGCACAGGCATATGGGCTTTGAAGAATGTGGCATGATCAACGGTCTTAACCCGGGCGGAATTGGAGAGGTGTTTTTTAGAAAACCCCTGTGACCTTGTGGAGCAGTATTAACATTCCATAATAAAGGCTGCATACATTTTCCTTTTAGGGCAAAGTTAGGTAGAATCACGATAGACCTTGAAAAATAAACTGATTGCGCACGTTTGTTGTTGTTTGGTTTTTGAAGTTGCGGAGGTCTACAACTTCCCCCTGGATCCGACTTTGCTATCATCACTTGACAATCCAGGCGTGTTGTTAATAAGATAAAAAAATTGCCAAGGAGGTTATCTGTGGCTGGTATTGAAAATTTTTCACCCAAAGCACGCCAGGTGCTCAGCATGGCTCAAAAACATGCCGAGCGTTTGCAAAAACCGCAAATCAGCACGGAGCACCTGTTAATTGCCTTAATTGAACTGGAAGGCAGCGTTGCAAGCCGGGTTTTACGCGAGCTCGGGCTGGAAACAGACCGGGTTTCTGCGCTGGTTGAAAAAGAGCTTGGGATTGGCGATCACACCGGGTCGATCTCTCTTTCAGCGGGGCTGCAGCAAGTCATGCCCTTTGCCATTGAAGAAGCCCGCAAAAAAGGGCAAAAATTCGTTGGAACTGAACATCTTTTGATTGGATTGACCCGCCTGAACGATTGCGAGGCGATGAACATCCTCAGGAAATTCGGCCTCTCCGGCGAACAGATTCGCCGCCAGACGGATCGGGTGCTGCGAGAATCGCAATCCGAAACGCCGCCCGCACTGGCCGGGCACCCGAGGGGGCGCCGGCAGAAGGCGGATAAAAAAGAGGACCCTGAGAAGACTCCCCTGGTCGATCAACTGGCTACCGACCTGACGTCGCTGGCTGAGCAAAATAAGCTCGACCCGGTCATCGGGAGGCAAAAGGAAATTGAGCGCGTCATCCAGATTCTGGCGCGGCGCACAAAAAACAACCCCGCATTGATCGGTGAACCCGGCGTGGGAAAAACTGCCATCGTGGAAGGCCTGGCGCAGCGCATCGTTGTTGGCGATGTGCCGGCACCTTTACTGGACAAGCGCTTGCTGCAGCTGGATGTGGGTTCGCTTGTGGCAGGCACGATGTACCGCGGCCAGTTTGAGGAGCGCCTCAAACGCGTGATTGACGAGCTCAAATCCTCCGAAGCAATCCTGTTCATCGATGAAGTGCACATGCTCGTGGGAGCTGGCTCTGCCGGTTCCTCCGTGGATGCAGCCAATATCCTCAAACCCGCACTTTCACGGGGTGAGTTGCAGGTGATCGGGGCGACCACCTTCAATGAGTATCGTAAAAATATCGAAAGCGATGCTGCCCTCGAACGTCGATTCCAGCCCATTGTTGTCTCAGAGCCGACGGTGGAGGAGACGGTTGAAATCCTGCGTGGCATCCGCTCCGCTTATGAAGAGCATCACCGCTTGCGGATTGATGACGAGGCGCTCGAACAGGCTGCCAGGCTGACCGCCCGGTACGTGACCGATCGTTTTTTGCCCGATAAAGCCATCGATTTAATCGATGAATCCGCTTCGCGGGTGCGCATGTACAAAAGTCCGGCGGCAGTCAACGCTAAGGAAATTGTCACCAACTTGCGCGAACTGCGTAAAGCGATTGAAGACGCTAAAGAAGAAGAAGCTTATGACACGGTTGAAGAGCTGCAGAAACAGCTTGAGGACCTGGAAGCTCAACTGGAGGATTTGCGTACGGTTTGGGATCGCTCCACCAGCCCGCGGGTGACGACCGAAGATATCGCCGAGGTGATTTCGATGTGGACCGGTGTACCCTTGATGCAACTGGAGACCGAGGAATCGGCTCGCTTGCTGAACATGGAATCTGAACTTGCCGGGCACATCATCGGGCAGGATGAAGCCATTGAAACCCTGTCAAAGGCCATTCGCCGTGCTCGGGCGGGCTTGAAGGATCCTGCCCGCCCGGTGGGCTCTTTTGTCTTCATGGGCCCTACGGGTGTGGGTAAAACCGAGCTCACCAAGGCGCTGGCAAAATTCATGTTTGGCAGCGAAGATGCGCTTATCCAGCTGGATATGTCCGAGTTCATGGAGCGCCACAGCGTCAGCCGTTTGGTGGGTGCACCTCCTGGATATGTGGGCTACGAAGACGCCGGACAGCTCACCGAAGCGATCCGCCGACGGCCTTACTCGATTGTCGTGTTTGATGAAATCGAGAAGGCGCATACCGAAGCGCACAATATGCTCCTGCAAATTATGGAAGAGGGGCACCTTTCCGACGCACGCGGTCAAAAAGTAGACTTCCGCAATGCCATCATCATTATGACCACCAATATTGGGGCAGATGTGATCCGGCGCCAGTCGAACCTGGGTTTTGCGCTGAGTGTCGATGAAGAGCAGCAGGAAGCGCAAGCCTATGATGAAATGCATAAAAAGCTGATGGAAGCCCTCAAGCGCACCTTCCGACCCGAGTTCATCAACCGGCTGGATAGCGTGGTCGTCTTCCGGATGCTCAACAAGGCGGATATCCGCGAGATCGTCCAGTTGGAGCTGGATAAGGTCAACCAGCGTCTGGAGGAGAACCACATCCACCTGCGCGCGACGGATGAAGCGCTGGAATTTTTAGCCGGGGAAGGGTATAGCCCTGAGATGGGTGCCCGTCCACTCCGACGGGTGATCCAGCGTAAGATCGAAGATCGCCTCTCGGACGCCTTGCTAGCCAAGGAGTTTGAGGACGGTCAGAACATCCTGATTGACATCCAGGTGACCCAGCAGGATGGAGCTCCGGTGACAGACATTGTCCTGCTGCACGACCCTGAGGGCGAGCAAGAACCCGATTTAGCTGCGGTGGAAATCTAACCCATGGCTAAAACCAGGACGCGTTACGTCTGCCAGGAATGTGGACGGGCTTTTCCGAAAGCCTTTGGACGTTGCCCCCAATGTGGGGCCTGGGATCGGATGGTTGAAGAAATCGTAGAAGAGACAAAGACCGCTGCAGGCCATGCCAGCATACATCGCCTGGGCGGTCTTTCTACGCCCAGGCGTCTCAGCGAGATTGAAAGCGAAACGGAAGATCGCATCCATGTGCCATTGAACGAGTTCGCACGGGTCTTGGGGGGCGGGGTGGTTCCGGGCTCAATCGTCCTGGTGGGCGGAGACCCCGGAATTGGAAAATCGACCCTGTTACTGCAGATGACCATGCAAATGGCATCTCAAAACCGGGTTTTGTACGTCTCGGGCGAAGAATCGGAACGGCAGATCAAAATGCGGGCAGCCCGGCTTTTACAGGATGGGGGTGGGTCGGCAGGCAGTCTACCAGAAGAGCTTTATCTGGTGACAGAGACCAACCTGGACGCGATCCTGGAGCACGTTCAGGTCGTCAACCCGCGCTTGCTGGTGATCGACTCGATTCAGACGGTGTACCGTCCTGAGATGGAATCCAGTGCGGGATCGATTTCCCAGGTACGTGAAAGCGCCTCTCGCCTGCGAGAACTTGCCAAGACTTCTGGTATAGCAGTTTTTCTCATCGGGCACGTCACCAAAGAAGGCGTCATTGCCGGACCGCGCGTGCTGGAACATATTGTCGATACTGTCTTATACCTGGAGGGCGACCGCTTCCAGACTTACCGTTTGCTGCGTTCGGTGAAAAACCGCTTTGGCGCAACCTCGGAAGTGGGCGTGTTTGAAATGCAGGAGCGGGGGATGATTGAAGTTGCCAACCCATCAGAAGCTTTCCTGGCAGAGCGCATGGTCAACGCCCCCGGCTCGGCGATTGCTGTGACCATGGAAGGTACCCGGCCCTTGCTGGTAGAAATCCAGGGACTCACCAGTCACACGCCTTTTGGCAATCCTCGCCGGACGCCCAACGGGATTGATTATAATCGCCTGCTGCTGATCACCGCGGTACTGACGCGGCGCCTTAACCTGGGACTGGCAGAGCAGGATATCTTTGTCAACGTGGTTGGCGGTCTGCGCATTGACGAACCGGCAGCAGACCTGGCGGTGGCAGCGGCGATTGCCTCTTCACTGTGCGATCAACCGATCCGGGCTGACCTGGTGTTGATCGGTGAGCTGGGCCTTTCAGGCGAGCTGCGCATGGTGGGCCAGATGCAAGCCCGGTTAAAAGAAGCGTCCAGCCTGGGCTTTAAAGGGGCGATTGTGCCTCGCCGCTTGCATCAAAAGGAACCCTGGCCCTCAGGCATCGAAGTCCAGGAAGCACGGTCCCTGGCTGAGGCGCTGAAACTGGCTTTAATGCAGTAATTACCGGGCCATTTGCTTTTTAAAATCAACCGTTATAATGGAATACAGTGCCTTCCGGACGGCGCCGATGTCGGAACATGAACAACCATAGACACAGGATAACCTTATGAGCCATTCTCTGCTTAATTTTTCTCCAATCTCCCGCACACGCCGCAATCACGGCCTGGAACATGCCACTTTGCACGTCCTCAGCAGGCGTTTTCCCCGCCTGAGCCTGGCAGGGATCTCTTCGCCGCGCGGCTTCATCATCCTGGGGGATGTCACCTCAGAGGATGTGGCGGAAGCAGCCATTGAGGCATTAAAACGCTTGCGTGCTGGCGAATCGAACCTGGCTTTGCATCCCAATTGTGGCACCAATTTTGCCATCCCCGGTGCCTTTGCCGGGCTGGCGGGATGGCTGGCTACCCTGGGATCTGATAAGTCATTCAAATCGAAGCTGGAACGCCTTCCGCTGGCGCTGGCGCTGGCAACAGTCGCCCTCTCGCTGACCTTTCCACTGGGACCGATCATTCAGAAACGCTTCACCACCTCCGGCGACCCCCAGGGACTGGAGTTGGAGCGTGTTGAGACCTGCATCCGGGCTGGCATCAGGGTGCATCACGTTACCACCCGCGGTTGAGATCAATCATGACCAGGGAAAAGCCGATCGTCTACGTCTTGCGCGGGGATGACCATCAGGCGATCAAAACCCATCTTGCAAACTTTTATGCCAACCTGGGCGACGCCAGCCTGGCAGAGATGAACACCACTCGCCTGGACGGTAAGACCGCTGGTCTCAGTGAATTGCTTTCTGCGGCGATGGCGCTGCCATTCCTGACTGAACGCCGGTTGGTGATCCTTGAGGATGCCCTGCACGCCTATTCGGGACGCGGTAAACAGGAGTTGCGAGAGAAATTTATCGATCTTTTGGAGGGCTTGCCAGCTTCAACTGCGTTGGTATTGATCGTAGCGGACCGTCAAAAATATTCATCTCGTACAGGTACAACCTGGGAAACGCTCAACAACGCTCACTGGTTCATCAAATGGGCGCAAACGGCCGGCGGACGGGCGATGATCATCGATTGCCCCCTGCCTTCCGAGGCAAATATGCCAGCCTGGATCAGCAAAAAAGCGCTTGAATTGGGCGGAGAGTTCACCCGGGAGGCAGCAGGCGTATTACGGGACTTCATCGGTAACAACACACAGGGCGCAGTGCAGGAAATTAATAAATTACTGGCTTATGTCAATTATGAACGCCCGGTGACGGTCAGCGATGTTGAGAATTTATCAATCCGCGATCGTCAGAGCGATATTTTTGCCTTGGTTGATGCGCTCGGGAACCGTCAGGGAGAAAAAGCGGTGGAATTGCTGCATAACCTGCTGGAAGAGATGGATTTCATGCCTCTGTTCGGGATGGTCGTCCGGCAGTTCCGGTTGCTCATCCAGGCTCGGGAAATCCTGGATTTGGGGGGCGGAGAAGGAAATATCACTGAAACACTGGGCGTACATCCTTTTGTGGCAAAAAAAATCCATGCCCAGGCACAGCAGTTTGACCTGCGCTCCCTGGAAGAGATCTATCACCACCTGCTGAAGATTGATCTGGATGAAAAAACCGGCGGTATGCCCGGCGCGATTGCCCTGGACGTGCTGATCGCCCGCCTGGCAGGTTGAGGGTGAAAGGTCAAATCATTTGCCGCCTACCAGCTATCACCGACCCCTTTCAGCTTTGAGCTTTGAACGATCATCCATTCACCATTGACCAGAATAAAAAAGCTGCCCCATTAAAAATGAGGCAGCTCCTTATTCGCTACGGTTAGGGCGATATAGGATAAAATTCCCCTATTTCCTACTCACCACTCACTTTTACAGCCTGATATTTTGCTCCCATTTGCAGGGCGTCTTTGTTGGCCTGCAAAAGCTTCTGATGCCGTGCAGGCAGCTGTTCTGCCAGGGCAGTTTCGATGGCTTCCAGTGGCAGGATATCCAAATTGCCCAGCAGCGCACCCAGCATGACCATGTTGACCGCGCGCTTGCTACCCGCCTCATCGGCAATCTCATTGGCTGGCAGGCTGACCACGTTAATATCCTTGCGCTCGACCTCGCGGTTGACCATGGAGGCATTCACCACCAACACCCCGCCCGGTTTGACCAGCTTCTCATATTTATCCAGTGAAGGCAAGTTCATAGCCAGCACTGCAGACGGGTTTTTAACAAAGGGTGACCCAATCTCCTCGTCAGAGACGACCACCGTGCAGTTGGCGGTCCCACCGCGCATTTCCGGTCCATAGGAGGGAATCCACGTGACATCTTTGCCTTCATCCATCGCGGCATACGCCAGCAACAAACCGGCAAACAGTACGCCTTGCCCGCCAAACCCGGCAATAATGACTTCTTGTTGCATCCCTGTATCCTCCTTATACCTTCAGCTCGGCTACCGCCGGCGAGACCTTATAATCACCCAACGGGTAGTAGGGCAGCATGCGTTCTTCAACCCAATCACGCGCTTCAGCCGGCGATAGACGCCAGTTGGTGGGGCAGGTTGAGAGCAATTCCACCAGTGCGAACCCCAACTTGTGCTTTTGCGTTTCAAAAGCCGTGCGGATCGCCTTTTTCGCCCGGCGCACCTCGCGGACGTTGTGCAGGCTGCGGCGCACGACATAAGCGGCGCCCTCCAGTGTGGCCAGCAGTTCAGCCGTTTGGATGGGGTGACCCTGGCGAGCAGTGTCTCGCCCGGTGGGCGACGAAGTCGTCACCTGCCCGGGAAGGGTGGTGGGCGCCATCTGACCGCCAGTCATACCGTAGTTGGTATTGTTAATGAAGATCACGGTCAGTAATTCGCCGCGCGAAGCTGCACCCACAATTTCGCCCATGCCGATGGAGGCCAGGTCGCCATCGCCCTGGTAGGTGAATACGATCCGCTCAGGCAGCAAGCGTTTGATGCCGGTAGCCATGGCCGGGGCACGTCCATGCGCTGCTTCAACAAAATCAAAACTGAAATAATTGTACGCAAAAACTGAACAACCCACAGAGGCGACGCCGATCGTATTCCCCACCTCGCCCATCTCATCCAGCACTTCTGCCACCAGACGGTGTGCCGTGCCGTGAGTACAGCCGGGGCAATAATGGGTCACACGTGGATCAAATGCTTCGGGGCGTTGATAAACAATTTGGGCTGGAATATCCGTCATAACTGTCATCATTTTCTCCTTATTCAAGAACCTTTTCCATGCGAGCCAACCAGCGATCGCGCGGGTGTCCCTCAGTCGTCAATGGGCTGGCTGCCAGGTGCTCAATCTCGGTCAGCACCTCATCGGGGTAGGGCACCACACCGCCCATACGGCCGAAAAATTCAACGGGCTTACGGCCGCGCACCACCAACCGCACATCTTCCAGCATCTGACCAGCGTTCATTTCAACCACCAAGAAGCCCTGTACCTGTTCCGCCAATTCATCCAAAATCGCGTTGGGGAAGGGCGCCAGGGTGATCGGTCGCACCAGTCCAACTTTGATCCCTTTTTCGCGCGCCGTCCGCACCGCTGAAAGCGAAACCCTTCCAGCAGTGCCAAAGCCAACCACAACAAACTCGGCATCATCCAGGTAATAGCCCTTATAGCGCACTTCTTTAGCTTCAATTTCCTGCCAGCGGGTCATCAAGCGATAATTCAAGCGTTCCTGGTCAGGCGGGTCGAGGTTAATCGAGGTCAGGATACGTTTTTCGCCTCCATCGGTGCCGCGTACAGCCCAATCGGGGATTTCTGTTTTAAGCGGCTGCATGGGCGGGATCTCGGCGGGTTCCATCATCTGTCCCAGGCTACCATCCAGCAAGATGCACACCAGCGAGCGATATTTCTCCGCCAGGTCGAAGGCTAAACCGGTCAGATCCACCGCTTCTTGCACGCTGGCCGGAGCGAGGACGATCACATGATAATCGCCGTGCCCGCCGCCGTGGACGATCTGGTTATAGTCACTCTGGGAAGGGGCGATATTGCCCAAGCCCGGACCGCCGCGCACCACATCCACAAATACAACAGGTACTTCGGTGCCGGCAATATAGGATAAACCCTCCATCATCAGGCTGACGCCCGGGCTCGATGAGGATGTCATCACGCGCTTACCGGTGCAGGCAGCCCCATAGACCATGTTGATGGCGCCCAGTTCACTCTCGGCCTGGACGAAGACGCGTCCCAACTCGGGCATTCGCAAAGAAAGATGTTCCAGCAACTCCGTCTGCGGTGTGATTGGATAGCCAAAATAAGCTTCAAGGCCCGCTCGCAGCGCAGCTTCAGCTACTGCAGTATTCCCCTTAATCAGTTCTTTTGCCATTTTATGCCTCCGTCCTCTGTCGTTCGTAACGGTAAACATTGATTGCAGCATCGGGGCAAGAAACTGCGCAAATACCGCAACCTGTACAGGCATCCGGGTTAACCATATAAGCCGGGTGATATCCCTTGGAAGTCAGGCGGGTCATATCCAGCGCCAGCACATCAAAAGGGCAATCGGTTACGCACAACTCGCACGCCTTACAATACAATTCGTTTACTTCAATATATCCCTTTGCGGGCATTAACAAACCTCCTTTTTCACTATTCTGGTTTTTGTTCAGTTTAATAAGGTCAGGTTATTCTCAGAACCTTCGGCTTAAGTATACACTAATTCAGGGTGGGCATACTCTCCAGAGCTCAATGCTCATCACAAATTCCAGGTGATATTAATCCTTAATTAAATATCATGGGCAAACTGATTCGGTAGAATAGCGCCTCCAAATCCCGGACTAGGATTGGGTTCTGCCCCTGCAAATAATCCACCAGGGCAGCACCTCCGGCATAAAAGCTCACCCGGCTGAAGGGCGGGTTGCGACCGCCGAAATTCTCCTGTAAACCCAGCCCAATTCGCAAACGATTCTCAACCCAGCGCGCAAAGCCCTCCTTCCACTCCTGCCAGACCATGTACTCAAAATCGTGCCGACCCAGGCAGCTATATAATGCCCCACGCACAGCTAAGATATCTCCTGCCTCTCCTCTGGAAAGGGCTTCCAGAAACTCCTGGTAATAGCGAGTAAAAGTTCCCCATTGGTAAGGGAAAGGGTGCTGGATCTCCCACATAAAATCGCCTTTTTCCTGGGCTTGCAGGGCGATCCCCAGCTTGTTTTTCAGGGTTCGCTCGCAGGTTTCAAACTGGTAGCCGTGTACAAATTCGTGCAGGATGGTTACGTAGCCTTCCAGCGTGTCGAACACCTCCGGGGTGACCACGCAGGCAATCCGCCCGCCATAAACTTCCAGGGGGAAAGCCGCCCGTACCCCCTTGGGGATCGGCATCGGAATGGGCTCTTTTTTTATAAACCGGTAGCCCGTTGAATCTTCAACCCGGTCGTAGATGAAAAATTCATCCCCAACCACAATGGCGATGGGGTATAGGCGTGCCAATGCCGGGTTGAACCCTGCCACCTGCCGGTGAATGGTCAGCAGTTCATTGATGCTTTTCAGGTAAGTCTCGATGGGTTGTTCCTTTCCAAACGCGCCTGACAGCAGGGATGGATCCGCTGTGGTTCTAATTGTAATCGGTTCCTTTTATTTTAATCGTGCTGGGCTGAAATCCATGCGCAGATCGGGTCAAAGGGGCGCTTGATGGTAAAATCTAAACAAAACCTGCAACCTACAGGAGAGATACCATGCCTGAAGCCGTAATTATCGATGCCCTGCGCACCCCCATCGGCAACCTGGGCGGCGCCCTTGCCTCCATCCGTCCGGATGATTTGGCTGCGCTGACCATCCAGGCCATTGTCGAACGCAACAACCTCGATCCCTCCCTGATCGAAGAGGTCTATCTGGGCTGCGCCAACCAGGCCGGCGAAGACAACCGCAATGTCGCCCGGATGGCTGCTCTGCTGGCTGGACTGCCCGTGAGCGTGCCCGCGGTAACGGTCAACCGCCTGTGTGCCTCGGGGCTGACCGCGCTCAACATGGCCGCTCGCGCCATCCGTGCCGGGGATGGAGCGGTCTTCATCGTCGGAGGCGTGGAGAGCATGAGCCGCGCGCCCTATGCTCTGCCCAAGCCGGAACAATTGGTTGGCAACCTGACCGCTTACGATACGTCCCTGGGTTGGCGCTTTACCAATCCCCGGCTGGAGTCGACCCATGGCGCCGAGCCGATGGGCGTTACCGCCGAAAACATCGCCGAGATGACCGGCATCACCCGCCAGGCGCAGGATGAGTTTGCCCTGATCAGCCACCAGCGCGCGGTCGCAGCGATCGACACGGGCAAGTTTGCCGAGGAGAGCCTGCCAGTTCCCATCCCGCAGCGCAAGGGTGATCCGATACTTTTCACCACAGATGAGCGCCCCCGCCGCGATACCTCACTGGAATCCCTCAGCCGTCTCAAGCCAGCCTTCAAGAAAGACGGCACGGTGACTGCGGGAAACAGCTCCGGGTTGAACGATGGTGCTGCCGCCCTGCTGGTCATGCGAGAAGACACCGCCGCCAAGCTGGGTTACACGCCGATGGCACGCGTGGTCAGCATGGCTTCTGCCGGCGTTGCGCCGCGCATTATGGGCACCGGTCCCATACCGGCTACGCAAAAAGCCCTGCAGCGAGCGGGATTAACCATC from Brevefilum fermentans encodes:
- a CDS encoding GNAT family N-acetyltransferase, which codes for MGDDQFSVRIAGLDDLGMIRHHELPRDKIAQKISQGEIVLLLHRDQLIGSLWMNYLWDCVPFIDLIIIDAAYRKLGLSHILLGFVEEHFRKQGYTILYSSSQLDEPAAQTWHRHMGFEECGMINGLNPGGIGEVFFRKPL
- a CDS encoding ATP-dependent Clp protease ATP-binding subunit, which gives rise to MAQKHAERLQKPQISTEHLLIALIELEGSVASRVLRELGLETDRVSALVEKELGIGDHTGSISLSAGLQQVMPFAIEEARKKGQKFVGTEHLLIGLTRLNDCEAMNILRKFGLSGEQIRRQTDRVLRESQSETPPALAGHPRGRRQKADKKEDPEKTPLVDQLATDLTSLAEQNKLDPVIGRQKEIERVIQILARRTKNNPALIGEPGVGKTAIVEGLAQRIVVGDVPAPLLDKRLLQLDVGSLVAGTMYRGQFEERLKRVIDELKSSEAILFIDEVHMLVGAGSAGSSVDAANILKPALSRGELQVIGATTFNEYRKNIESDAALERRFQPIVVSEPTVEETVEILRGIRSAYEEHHRLRIDDEALEQAARLTARYVTDRFLPDKAIDLIDESASRVRMYKSPAAVNAKEIVTNLRELRKAIEDAKEEEAYDTVEELQKQLEDLEAQLEDLRTVWDRSTSPRVTTEDIAEVISMWTGVPLMQLETEESARLLNMESELAGHIIGQDEAIETLSKAIRRARAGLKDPARPVGSFVFMGPTGVGKTELTKALAKFMFGSEDALIQLDMSEFMERHSVSRLVGAPPGYVGYEDAGQLTEAIRRRPYSIVVFDEIEKAHTEAHNMLLQIMEEGHLSDARGQKVDFRNAIIIMTTNIGADVIRRQSNLGFALSVDEEQQEAQAYDEMHKKLMEALKRTFRPEFINRLDSVVVFRMLNKADIREIVQLELDKVNQRLEENHIHLRATDEALEFLAGEGYSPEMGARPLRRVIQRKIEDRLSDALLAKEFEDGQNILIDIQVTQQDGAPVTDIVLLHDPEGEQEPDLAAVEI
- the radA gene encoding DNA repair protein RadA, with translation MAKTRTRYVCQECGRAFPKAFGRCPQCGAWDRMVEEIVEETKTAAGHASIHRLGGLSTPRRLSEIESETEDRIHVPLNEFARVLGGGVVPGSIVLVGGDPGIGKSTLLLQMTMQMASQNRVLYVSGEESERQIKMRAARLLQDGGGSAGSLPEELYLVTETNLDAILEHVQVVNPRLLVIDSIQTVYRPEMESSAGSISQVRESASRLRELAKTSGIAVFLIGHVTKEGVIAGPRVLEHIVDTVLYLEGDRFQTYRLLRSVKNRFGATSEVGVFEMQERGMIEVANPSEAFLAERMVNAPGSAIAVTMEGTRPLLVEIQGLTSHTPFGNPRRTPNGIDYNRLLLITAVLTRRLNLGLAEQDIFVNVVGGLRIDEPAADLAVAAAIASSLCDQPIRADLVLIGELGLSGELRMVGQMQARLKEASSLGFKGAIVPRRLHQKEPWPSGIEVQEARSLAEALKLALMQ
- a CDS encoding DUF6391 domain-containing protein, which codes for MSHSLLNFSPISRTRRNHGLEHATLHVLSRRFPRLSLAGISSPRGFIILGDVTSEDVAEAAIEALKRLRAGESNLALHPNCGTNFAIPGAFAGLAGWLATLGSDKSFKSKLERLPLALALATVALSLTFPLGPIIQKRFTTSGDPQGLELERVETCIRAGIRVHHVTTRG
- the holA gene encoding DNA polymerase III subunit delta, with the translated sequence MTREKPIVYVLRGDDHQAIKTHLANFYANLGDASLAEMNTTRLDGKTAGLSELLSAAMALPFLTERRLVILEDALHAYSGRGKQELREKFIDLLEGLPASTALVLIVADRQKYSSRTGTTWETLNNAHWFIKWAQTAGGRAMIIDCPLPSEANMPAWISKKALELGGEFTREAAGVLRDFIGNNTQGAVQEINKLLAYVNYERPVTVSDVENLSIRDRQSDIFALVDALGNRQGEKAVELLHNLLEEMDFMPLFGMVVRQFRLLIQAREILDLGGGEGNITETLGVHPFVAKKIHAQAQQFDLRSLEEIYHHLLKIDLDEKTGGMPGAIALDVLIARLAG
- a CDS encoding 2-oxoacid:acceptor oxidoreductase family protein, which gives rise to MQQEVIIAGFGGQGVLFAGLLLAYAAMDEGKDVTWIPSYGPEMRGGTANCTVVVSDEEIGSPFVKNPSAVLAMNLPSLDKYEKLVKPGGVLVVNASMVNREVERKDINVVSLPANEIADEAGSKRAVNMVMLGALLGNLDILPLEAIETALAEQLPARHQKLLQANKDALQMGAKYQAVKVSGE
- a CDS encoding thiamine pyrophosphate-dependent enzyme; translation: MTVMTDIPAQIVYQRPEAFDPRVTHYCPGCTHGTAHRLVAEVLDEMGEVGNTIGVASVGCSVFAYNYFSFDFVEAAHGRAPAMATGIKRLLPERIVFTYQGDGDLASIGMGEIVGAASRGELLTVIFINNTNYGMTGGQMAPTTLPGQVTTSSPTGRDTARQGHPIQTAELLATLEGAAYVVRRSLHNVREVRRAKKAIRTAFETQKHKLGFALVELLSTCPTNWRLSPAEARDWVEERMLPYYPLGDYKVSPAVAELKV
- the vorB gene encoding 3-methyl-2-oxobutanoate dehydrogenase subunit VorB, with product MAKELIKGNTAVAEAALRAGLEAYFGYPITPQTELLEHLSLRMPELGRVFVQAESELGAINMVYGAACTGKRVMTSSSSPGVSLMMEGLSYIAGTEVPVVFVDVVRGGPGLGNIAPSQSDYNQIVHGGGHGDYHVIVLAPASVQEAVDLTGLAFDLAEKYRSLVCILLDGSLGQMMEPAEIPPMQPLKTEIPDWAVRGTDGGEKRILTSINLDPPDQERLNYRLMTRWQEIEAKEVRYKGYYLDDAEFVVVGFGTAGRVSLSAVRTAREKGIKVGLVRPITLAPFPNAILDELAEQVQGFLVVEMNAGQMLEDVRLVVRGRKPVEFFGRMGGVVPYPDEVLTEIEHLAASPLTTEGHPRDRWLARMEKVLE
- a CDS encoding 4Fe-4S dicluster domain-containing protein; protein product: MPAKGYIEVNELYCKACELCVTDCPFDVLALDMTRLTSKGYHPAYMVNPDACTGCGICAVSCPDAAINVYRYERQRTEA
- a CDS encoding thiolase family protein yields the protein MPEAVIIDALRTPIGNLGGALASIRPDDLAALTIQAIVERNNLDPSLIEEVYLGCANQAGEDNRNVARMAALLAGLPVSVPAVTVNRLCASGLTALNMAARAIRAGDGAVFIVGGVESMSRAPYALPKPEQLVGNLTAYDTSLGWRFTNPRLESTHGAEPMGVTAENIAEMTGITRQAQDEFALISHQRAVAAIDTGKFAEESLPVPIPQRKGDPILFTTDERPRRDTSLESLSRLKPAFKKDGTVTAGNSSGLNDGAAALLVMREDTAAKLGYTPMARVVSMASAGVAPRIMGTGPIPATQKALQRAGLTINDIHLAEVNEAFAVQVLAVLQGLGLSHAMTNVNGGAVALGHPLGCSGARIMVTLLHEMRRRAAFSPRTFYGLATLCVGVGQGEATIVEWLG